Below is a window of Caldicellulosiruptoraceae bacterium PP1 DNA.
AGTGGTTTTCATTAGGTTTTTGTGAAGAAGGATTTATAAATCTTAAAAACAAATATAAAGAAGAACCTGAGGTGAATTATGATAAATAAGGACAATATTACAATACTAAAAATGCTTTATAACCAAAATGACTATGTATCGGGAGAGCATATTGCTGAGTATTTTAACATTTCAAGAATGGCTGTAAACAAAAGAATCAAAGATCTTAAAGAAAGCTTTGAAATAGAGGCTCACACAAATAAAGGGTATATTCTAAAAAATAGAGATATAATAAGAATATGGGAAATAGAAGATTATATTAAAAATAGTAGTCTCTTTTCTGAATTTATATATCTAAATGAAATAGATTCAACCAATCTTTTTATTAAAAACAATATTTCAAAACTTTCAAATGGAACCATTGTTTATACCGAAAAACAAGTACAAGGTAGAGGGCGACTTGGGCGTAGTTGGATTGATTTTAGTAAGGGATTAAAATTTTCAATACTTATTAATATGAAAGATACCCCTTTGCAAAAAGTAATTCCACTTACCCTTTTTACAGGGCTATGCATGGCAAAAGCTCTTTTATCATTTGGTATAGATGCCAAAATTAAATGGCCAAACGATATATTTCTTAATAATAAAAAAATCTGTGGTATTTTAACCGAATTAACAGGAGAAGTTGATAAGACTGATTTTATAGTTATTGGGATTGGCCTTAATATAAATGGAACAAATATTCCTAATGAGCTACAAAATATTGCAACGACAATAGAAAATGCGACAAAAAGAATATACGATAGAACAAGTATATTGATTAGATTTTTAAAAGAATTTGAAAACAATATAGATGTATTTTTAACTGATGGATTTATTAAATTTAAAGAGCAATATAAATCTTTATGCTTGAATTTAAATAAAAATATATTAATAAATGGAGAGAAAGAGCTTTATTGCAGTGATATTGGAGATAATGGCGAACTTATATGTGATGATAACAATAAAAAGGTGGTAATACAAAGTGGAGAGGTTTCAATAAGATTCTAAACTTTGAGGTGATAATATGAGATTAATTTCAAAAGATGCAAATTTAAAAAAACTACTTTTGTCAAAAGGCTTTGAACCAGAGAACATAGAAAGATTTTTAAACTATTCAGAAAATATGATTTTTACATTTGAGAAGGGTAATTTAGATGACCATATAAAACATATACTTATGGAAAATGGATATCATGTAATTTATAATGAAAATGAATTTTTTTTATCAACAACAAGAGAAAACTTTAATAAAACCAAATGTTTGATACAAGACCTTTTAAAAGATCAAGATATTTGTTCTTTTGAAGAGAATTTCAGCAGAATACTTTTATTAAAAGAAGGAAGGAAGATTGACTTAAATAAAACTAATATAATGGGAATAATGAACATTACACCAGATTCATTCTATCAAGGTTCACGATATCAGAATCTTGATGCTATTCAGGAAGTTTCTAAAAAGATGATAGAAGATGGGGCAGATATAATAGATATAGGCGGGGAATCAACAAGACCTTTTTCAGAACCTATAACTGAAGAGGAGGAAATCAATAGAGTAATTCCAGCAATAAAGAAGATAAGAGAAATTAATAATAATATACCTATATCAATTGATACTTACAGAAGTAGAGTTGCAAAACTTGCCATAGAGGCTGGTGCAGATATAATAAATGATATATCAGGTGGTCTTTTTGATAAAGAAATGTTTAGAGTTGCTGCTTCCCTCAATGTACCAATAATAATAATGCATATAAAAGGAACACCAAAAGATATGCAGCAAAATCCATATTATGATGATGTTGTAAAAGAGATATATGAGTTTTTTGAAATGAGAATTGAAGATGCAATAGAAAATGGGGTTAAAAAAGAAAATATTATATTAGACCCAGGTATTGGATTTGGGAAAAGGGTTGAGGACAATCTTGAAATTATAAGAAGGTGTGATGAGTTTAAAAGTTTAGGTTGTCCTGTACTAATAGGGGCATCAAGAAAATCAACAATTGGAAAGGTATTAGGGGATTTACCACCTGAGGAAAGATTGGAAGGAACAATAGCTATTTCAGTTATATGTGCTATGAAGGGTATTGAATTTGTAAGGGTACATGATGTTAAAGAAAACAAAAGAGCGGTTACCATGACAAATGCTATATATAACTATTAATTTTATAGAAGGTGTTTTTTATGAAGGTTGTTGTAGATAGAATTGAGGGAGATTTTGCTGTTGTAGAGCTACCAGATAGAACAATAGTTAATATGCCAATAATACTTTTACCTAAAGAAGTAAAAGAAGGGGATGTTATAATTATAGAGATAGATAAAAAAGAAACAAAGCAAAGATTAGAAAAAACTCAGAAGCTTTTCGAAGAACTATCTGAATAAAGAAAGGTGTTATTTATGTCTGTATTTTTAGGGCTTGGAAGCAATATCGGTAATAGAGAAGAGAATATAAACTCTGCAATTAAAAAACTTAGCAAAGAAATTAAAATAATAAATATTTCAAAATTTATTGAAACAGAGCCTTATGGGTATACAAATCAACCTAAATTTATTAACTGTGCTTTAGAAGGTGAAACTAATTTAACACCATATGAATTGTTAGACTTTTGTTTAAATATTGAAAAAGAAATGGGAAGAGTAAGGGAGATAAGATGGGGACCAAGGAATATAGATATAGATATACTTTTTTATGGCAGTCTTATAATTAACTCAAATATACTCACAATTCCTCATCCAGAGATAGAGAAAAGGCTTTTTGTTTTAAAGCCACTGAATGAAATTGCTCCTGATTTTGTTCATCCAATTTTTAAAAAATCAGTGAATATAATGTTATCTGAATTATTATCAAAAGAAGGTGTTAAAGATGAGTGAATTTGCTGATAAAATAGTTGTTGTTACTGGTGGTGCTCAAGGGATTGGTTATGCTATATCTGAGAGTTTTTTAAAAGAAAAGGCATTAGTATTGATTATTGATAATGATATTGAGGCAATAGATGAGATAAAAAACAACCAGTTTAAAGAGTATAAAAACATTGATTACTTTATATGTGATTTATCACAACCAGAACAGATAAAAATGACTTGTAATGAAATAACTAAAAGATATAACAAAGTAGATATATTAATTAATAATGCTGGAGTTGGCAATACCAAAAGTATTATTGATAGAACAGTTGAGGAATGGGACTATGTTATCAATGTTAATCTAAGAGCTCCATATCTCATGGTGAAATATCTAATAGATAGTATGCCACAATATTCATCTATAATAAACATTGCATCAACAAGAGCCTTTATGTCTGAAAAGGATACAGAACCATATTCAGCTTCAAAAGGTGGAATTATTGCATTAACACATTCTTTAGCAGTTTCATTATCTTATAGAAAGATAAGGGTAAATTCAATTAGCCCTGGCTGGATAGATGTATCTGGTTATAAAAAAAGTTCACAAAGAAAGCCTGAGATTCTAAGAGAGATTGACCATCTACAGCATCCAGTAGGTAGGGTAGGAATGCCTCAGGATATTGCAAATGCATGTCTTTTCTTATGTTCTGAAAAAGCAGGATTTATAACTGGTACAAACCTTACAGTTGATGGTGGAATGACTATAAAGATGATATATGAGGAATGAATAAAAATTAAATATATTTATTATTTACAAAAAATACTATATAATTTTTACGTATTTAATAAGTATCAATAGTTTAATATTTGAATATATTAATATTGCAAATAGAAATAATATTTTTGGAGGTAAATAAATGCCTAATTATTCGGTATTTACCAGCAAACCTGATGATCTTAAAGTACAAATGTTTGGTTCTGATTTAGACACACCAGTTGCGGTAAATAACGATGGGAAGATATTCATAAAATCAGTTGAAGATACTGTAAATATATCAGGTACAGTTACAGCCACAGCTACAGATTTAGACATCAGAAACCTAAGTAATACTCAAGATAGTGTTCAAATATATGGAACAGATGGTACAACAAATAAGCCAATTCTTACTGACACAGATGGTAAAATAGTTATAAGTTCAACAGGGACTTTAACAATTCAAGCAACAGATCTTGACATTAGAAATTTAAACAATACCCAAGACAATATATTAGTTTATGGGCAAAGCACTTCAGGTAATACAGTAATATCTACAACAACATCAGGAGATGTAAATATTAATCATAACCGAAGAACATTTTATGAAAATTCTTTTTTAAATGTAACAACAACTGATACCTTTCAATATACTGATTTTATTGATGTGTCAAATTATGGTACCTATTCATTCTACGTAAAAAATACAGGAACATTAAATGCTGCTGATTTAGTTCTTCAAATTAGTCCTACTACAAATGCTAATGATACAGTAGATCTTTTATTATTGGCATCATTACCCGCTGGAGATAAAGATGTTTTAGTACCTAATAAGTTCCTACGTTATATAAGATTAGGATATAAGAGTACAGTTCTTACTCAATCAACAACTCTCGATATATATTTTCAAGCTCACGTTTAAAATAAATGAGAGTAGCATAAAAATAGCTACTCTTTTTTATATTATTTAATTACTGCTTTAATTCACATAATTTTTAAAAAATCATATAATGTATGAGAAAAAAAAATAGGGGATAAAGATGTCCGAGATTGTTTTAAAAACAAATTTATCTATATCAGTTACAAATTTTGAGAATACAGACAATAAATTAAGTAAAAAATATATATACTTAGGTAAAGATGGGAGAAATATTTTTAGAAGCCTTATTTTTTTTGATACTTCTACTATTCCTCAAAATTGTATAATTACAAAAGCTGAATTAATACTATTCAAAGCTAAAGATTTTTATCCTCATGAAGATAAAATAATAAAAGTACATGCTTTATTAGATTATTTTAGTTTTAAAACAACATATAATAATATACCTGCTTATGAGAGTTTTTTTATTGAAGAACCTATTGATAACAATAAAATTACAGTTGAAGTTGATATAAAGGATATTGTAGTGAGGTGGGTTAATGGTACTTTACAAAATAAAGGGCTTATTCTTTTTTTAAACGAGGATAGAAAATCTTTGATGTCTTTTACTTCATTTAGATTTTCAATGAAATATTTAAGACCTTTACTTAGAGTTGTATATAGTATACCACCAATTCCTGATATAATAGTGTCTAATCAAACAATCCAATTTAAAGAAGAAGAGGTTATACTAATAGGCTCAACACAAGTTGTAAGTAATAGTTATGATACCAGTTATATTTTGGATGGGACAGTGATAGCTAAAAATGATGCAACAAATTCAGCTGAATTAACAATTGAATGTAGTAATGATGGAATAAATTGGATTAATGATTTGACAGAAATTCTTGAAGCAGGCCAAACTAAAATAATTATACCTAAATATTACAGTAAATTCATAAGATTTAAAGCAAATGCCATTGGTAATATAAATATTAAGATAAGATATGTATATAAAGAATTTATGCATTAAACATTTATTTTCTATAGTTGACAATATGGATGTTTCCAATTGTCAACTATTTTTATTAGTTTTCTTATATTGACAAAATAAAATATATATAATATAACAATAATATAATATGAATATGAGGTGAAGATGATGGAAAAAGAGGTTCTCAATCTCGAAGAGGCTGCTCAGTTTCTTGGTATATCAACAAAAACTTTTTCTCAAATTCTAAAAGATGAAGACATACCAGCCAGAAAAATAGGAAGGGAGTGGAGGTTTTCTAAAAATGCTTTACTTGATTGGTTAAGTAAAGGATCTTCAAAAGATTACTTTACTAATAAGACATTGGTTTCAAGATATGAATATATAAATGCTG
It encodes the following:
- a CDS encoding biotin--[acetyl-CoA-carboxylase] ligase yields the protein MINKDNITILKMLYNQNDYVSGEHIAEYFNISRMAVNKRIKDLKESFEIEAHTNKGYILKNRDIIRIWEIEDYIKNSSLFSEFIYLNEIDSTNLFIKNNISKLSNGTIVYTEKQVQGRGRLGRSWIDFSKGLKFSILINMKDTPLQKVIPLTLFTGLCMAKALLSFGIDAKIKWPNDIFLNNKKICGILTELTGEVDKTDFIVIGIGLNINGTNIPNELQNIATTIENATKRIYDRTSILIRFLKEFENNIDVFLTDGFIKFKEQYKSLCLNLNKNILINGEKELYCSDIGDNGELICDDNNKKVVIQSGEVSIRF
- the folP gene encoding dihydropteroate synthase, with amino-acid sequence MRLISKDANLKKLLLSKGFEPENIERFLNYSENMIFTFEKGNLDDHIKHILMENGYHVIYNENEFFLSTTRENFNKTKCLIQDLLKDQDICSFEENFSRILLLKEGRKIDLNKTNIMGIMNITPDSFYQGSRYQNLDAIQEVSKKMIEDGADIIDIGGESTRPFSEPITEEEEINRVIPAIKKIREINNNIPISIDTYRSRVAKLAIEAGADIINDISGGLFDKEMFRVAASLNVPIIIMHIKGTPKDMQQNPYYDDVVKEIYEFFEMRIEDAIENGVKKENIILDPGIGFGKRVEDNLEIIRRCDEFKSLGCPVLIGASRKSTIGKVLGDLPPEERLEGTIAISVICAMKGIEFVRVHDVKENKRAVTMTNAIYNY
- a CDS encoding DUF3006 domain-containing protein, with translation MKVVVDRIEGDFAVVELPDRTIVNMPIILLPKEVKEGDVIIIEIDKKETKQRLEKTQKLFEELSE
- the folK gene encoding 2-amino-4-hydroxy-6-hydroxymethyldihydropteridine diphosphokinase — translated: MSVFLGLGSNIGNREENINSAIKKLSKEIKIINISKFIETEPYGYTNQPKFINCALEGETNLTPYELLDFCLNIEKEMGRVREIRWGPRNIDIDILFYGSLIINSNILTIPHPEIEKRLFVLKPLNEIAPDFVHPIFKKSVNIMLSELLSKEGVKDE
- a CDS encoding SDR family oxidoreductase — its product is MSEFADKIVVVTGGAQGIGYAISESFLKEKALVLIIDNDIEAIDEIKNNQFKEYKNIDYFICDLSQPEQIKMTCNEITKRYNKVDILINNAGVGNTKSIIDRTVEEWDYVINVNLRAPYLMVKYLIDSMPQYSSIINIASTRAFMSEKDTEPYSASKGGIIALTHSLAVSLSYRKIRVNSISPGWIDVSGYKKSSQRKPEILREIDHLQHPVGRVGMPQDIANACLFLCSEKAGFITGTNLTVDGGMTIKMIYEE
- a CDS encoding DUF6385 domain-containing protein; this encodes MPNYSVFTSKPDDLKVQMFGSDLDTPVAVNNDGKIFIKSVEDTVNISGTVTATATDLDIRNLSNTQDSVQIYGTDGTTNKPILTDTDGKIVISSTGTLTIQATDLDIRNLNNTQDNILVYGQSTSGNTVISTTTSGDVNINHNRRTFYENSFLNVTTTDTFQYTDFIDVSNYGTYSFYVKNTGTLNAADLVLQISPTTNANDTVDLLLLASLPAGDKDVLVPNKFLRYIRLGYKSTVLTQSTTLDIYFQAHV
- a CDS encoding DNRLRE domain-containing protein yields the protein MSEIVLKTNLSISVTNFENTDNKLSKKYIYLGKDGRNIFRSLIFFDTSTIPQNCIITKAELILFKAKDFYPHEDKIIKVHALLDYFSFKTTYNNIPAYESFFIEEPIDNNKITVEVDIKDIVVRWVNGTLQNKGLILFLNEDRKSLMSFTSFRFSMKYLRPLLRVVYSIPPIPDIIVSNQTIQFKEEEVILIGSTQVVSNSYDTSYILDGTVIAKNDATNSAELTIECSNDGINWINDLTEILEAGQTKIIIPKYYSKFIRFKANAIGNINIKIRYVYKEFMH
- a CDS encoding helix-turn-helix domain-containing protein gives rise to the protein MEKEVLNLEEAAQFLGISTKTFSQILKDEDIPARKIGREWRFSKNALLDWLSKGSSKDYFTNKTLVSRYEYINAGRTSDIIEHSKELLNKIQTEKYIEIEGKYFEFPDNVVMEAKIKKRADTTKFELEFEWENTGKEGNEDGE